Genomic window (Acidobacteriota bacterium):
GATGGACTAAAGGGACTTTGATGCCAGCTTTGGGAATCCTCTATATTGCTGCATACCTTGAAAATAAAGGAATGGAAGTAAAAGTTGTTCCATCAGAAGTCCTGGAACTTAAATGGAGAGAAATTGAAAAAGAAATATCAAATTATAAACCAGATGTAGTGGGAGTGACCACAACAACAGAAAATAGATTTTTAGCTTTTGAGCTTATCAGGAGGTCAAAGAAAGTTTATCCTACTGCAAGAACAGTAATTGGTGGACCTCATGCGTCGATGGCAGCACAAGATGCGCTAGAACATATACCTGAACTTGATTTTGTTGTAAGGGGTGAAGGAGAGATTACTACGTACGAACTGGTAAAAGCACTGGAAAGCAAAAAGGAAGATTCATTGAGCAAAATTCCTGGAATATCATATAGAATAAATGGGAAGATTTTTATAAATCCTTCAAGATCTCCCCTCCATGATTTAGATTTACTTCCCTTTCCTGCAAGACATCTTATCCCGTATGAAAAATACAATTTCTATCTTGATGTTCCGGGAAAAGGAAAACTTCCTGCAGCCAATCTGATGACCTCGAGAGGATGCCCGTTTGAATGCAACTTCTGTGCAACACCGATAAACTGGGGAAGAATTGTTAGATCAATGAGTCCAGAAAAAGTGGTTGAAGAGATTGAATATGTCATTAATAGATACAATGCAAAGGCAATATGGTTTTACGATGATACCTTTAATTTTAACCCAAAAAGAGTTGAAAAAATATGCGACTTAATTATGGAAAGAGATTTAGATATCCAATGGACATGTGAACTAAGAATAGATGTGATGACGAAAGAACTCCTCTCCAAAATGAAAAAGGCAGGTCTCTATTATGTTTCATTCGGCGTTGAAGCTGGCTCGGAAAGAATAAGAAAAGAAATAATCAAAAAGAACATAAAACTTGAACATCTCTATAACATTGTGAGGTGGTGTAAAGAACTGGAGATTCTTTCCAATTGTTTTTTCATCTTCAGTCATCCCACTGAAACATGGCAAGAAGCAAAGGAAACAATCAATATAATTGAAAGACTAAAGAATGATTCTGAAATCTCAATTTCAATACTTCACATATATCCAGGAACAAACCTTGAAAAGAAAGCAAAGGAAATGGGAAAATTTCCTGAGGATTTTACATGGACGAAAAAAAAAGATAAAAGAATTATCACTCTTCCGGCAGCTCAGGGCTATGTTCCTCTTTTTCAGGACAAACTCTCATGGGCTGATATATCAGAACTTGTGTTTAGATGGTCTTTCTCAAAAAAAGGTATTTCTTATTTAAGAAAAATCCCGGTTACTCTGACATCGATAAATTCTCTCTCTGCTCTGAAAAGATATTTAATAATGTTTCTTGTATTTTTAAAGGTAAAAATATTAAAAATATATAAAAGTTAACTTTTTAAAAGTTTCTGAGGATTTTTATTTTCCATATCGAGCCTGATCGAATAAATGGTTGATTCTCCAGGTTCATCCATAGTAATTCCATAAAGATAATCAGCTTTTTCCATTGTTTTAAGGTTATGAGTTATAATTATAAATTGAGTATCATTTTTCATTTTTTCAATAAAATTCAGGTACCTTATAAGATTAGCATCATCTAAAGCCGCATCTACCTCATCAAATATACAAAATGGTGTTGGTCTGCATAAAAATAAAGCAAAGAGAAAAGCTAAAGATGCAAGAGCCTTCTCTCCACCGGAAAGAAGCATAAGACTCTGGAGCTTCTTTCCAGGTGGTTGAGCCCAAATTTCAATCCCACTTTCGAGGAGATTTTCTTCATCGATAACTTTCAAATCAGCTTCTCCTCCTTCAAAGAAAGTTGAAAAAGTCAGTTTAAAATTATCTCTTATCTTTTGAATGGTTTGATTGAGAAGCTCTCTGGATTCTGCATCAATTCTTTTTATAGCGTGGTTTGTAGATTCAATCGATTGAAGAATATCTTCCCTCTGTTTTTTCAAAAAGTTGAGCCTTTCTTTAACGCTTTTCATTTCATCTTCAGCAAGGAGATTCACAGCTCCAAATTTTTCAAGACTCTCTTTAGATTT
Coding sequences:
- a CDS encoding radical SAM protein, with product MKVMLLVPPGGYFAERWTKGTLMPALGILYIAAYLENKGMEVKVVPSEVLELKWREIEKEISNYKPDVVGVTTTTENRFLAFELIRRSKKVYPTARTVIGGPHASMAAQDALEHIPELDFVVRGEGEITTYELVKALESKKEDSLSKIPGISYRINGKIFINPSRSPLHDLDLLPFPARHLIPYEKYNFYLDVPGKGKLPAANLMTSRGCPFECNFCATPINWGRIVRSMSPEKVVEEIEYVINRYNAKAIWFYDDTFNFNPKRVEKICDLIMERDLDIQWTCELRIDVMTKELLSKMKKAGLYYVSFGVEAGSERIRKEIIKKNIKLEHLYNIVRWCKELEILSNCFFIFSHPTETWQEAKETINIIERLKNDSEISISILHIYPGTNLEKKAKEMGKFPEDFTWTKKKDKRIITLPAAQGYVPLFQDKLSWADISELVFRWSFSKKGISYLRKIPVTLTSINSLSALKRYLIMFLVFLKVKILKIYKS